The Vibrio aerogenes nucleotide sequence CGGAATCTGTCTTTTTGCATGCAATCATTTAATGCCTTGCGCAATGTTCCGTATGAATTCTGGTTCGATTCGTGGGCCTGAGGCTGTGACGATGTCAAAGCGAATCCTATTACATTCTGATTAAAACTGGGCGGATTGTACCATAATCCATCCGGAGGATACCAAGCTCACGATAAAGCTGTTTTATGAGAGATTCGGGTCATTGTTTCAGGAAAAACTTTTCTTTTCTGCTGACTTTCATTCAGACTTGGATATAGCGCCGGTGAACAGGTTTGTTCAGTCAACCCTTCACTGTATTTGCAGTAAAAACCGTACCAAAGATCAACAGACACTGAAATATCTGGTATTTTATTGATTTGGATATTTTTGTTTTAAATCTCAGTAAACTCACTCAGGTGACAAATGGTCCGTTTATTCAGTGCTTCGTTTATTGAAACCATACATTCAGATGAGACATACATAACGTGAAAGCCTCCAGACTTGTGCAATTGCTTCACTCCCTGACCGGCGACCCGGAAGTGGTTACGGGTGAAGCATGGCTGCCGGAAAGACTGGTTCATGCAAAACAGCTGGATAATTACCTGTTTCTGGAATTTGACAATGCGCCGGAAGAGACTCAGGGTGAAGAAGAAGGCCGTGGATTTGTTGAGCATGAAATCACTCTGATCAGAGAACAGATTATGCAAATCTTTCAGGAAGAGGCTTCGCTGCACAGCAAACAGGAAGCAATTCTTGCTTTGATCTTGTATGCTCACGAACGAACCTCTTCTGAAGTTGTCGAAATGTTAGGTCATTTTGGCGAAAATTCGCCGATTAATGATGAATAACAAGATTTATTCGTTTTTTTCATCAATGGAACAGATATGTTGAATGCAATTACGTCTATTTTTAAAGAGCTGTTTGATGCTCAGTCATCAACCAGTGAAGAGCAGCCTGATCTGGCAATTGCCTGCCTGCTGACTGAAGTAGCCTGTGCTGATCATCACCTTGCCGGTGAAGAAAAAATTGCCCGCCGTCAGATCCTGCAAAAAGTCTGTCAGGTCAGTGAAACGGCTGCTGACGCACTGCTGCATCAGGCGGACCAATTAGTGCGCGATTCTGCCTCACTTTATGATTTTACCTCCCAGCTTCGTTCTCTGTCTCATCCGAAACGTTATGAACTGATTCAGGCGATGTGGGAACTGGCACATACAGATGGTTATATTGACCCGTTAGAAGATGCAGTCATCCGTAAAACGGCTGAGCTGCTGTATGTTGATCACAGTGAGTTTATTCGTGCGAAAATCAGCGTTTCGGATAATATTTAACCGCCTGCTGGTTTCGCACAACAGATTAGATTGATGAAAGGCTAATTTATGTCGGTTTATATTTTTGGCTACGGCAGCCTGATGAATTCTTCTTCACGCCGTTTAACCGGACAAACAGGTCAGGCGATACCTGCCGTTGTCTCCGGTCTGATCAGACACTGGGGCAAAGTGGATGACAGTTACTTCGCATCACCTCTGGTTTCAGAACCGGGTGCCGGGTTAGTCAACGGCGTATTGCTTGAAATTATGGATGAAGCGCTGGAAGAATTTGATAAAAGAGAAGCAGGTTATCAGCGGATACCTCTGCTTGCTGAACAGTTTGAAG carries:
- a CDS encoding tellurite resistance TerB family protein; translated protein: MLNAITSIFKELFDAQSSTSEEQPDLAIACLLTEVACADHHLAGEEKIARRQILQKVCQVSETAADALLHQADQLVRDSASLYDFTSQLRSLSHPKRYELIQAMWELAHTDGYIDPLEDAVIRKTAELLYVDHSEFIRAKISVSDNI
- a CDS encoding VC1380 family protein; this translates as MKASRLVQLLHSLTGDPEVVTGEAWLPERLVHAKQLDNYLFLEFDNAPEETQGEEEGRGFVEHEITLIREQIMQIFQEEASLHSKQEAILALILYAHERTSSEVVEMLGHFGENSPINDE